One genomic segment of Bacteroidales bacterium includes these proteins:
- a CDS encoding UDP-N-acetylmuramoyl-L-alanyl-D-glutamate--2,6-diaminopimelate ligase, with protein sequence MRLERVLKGISVESIQGDDSIDISSICIDSRKCTQDSLFAAICGTNADGHNFIETAINNGATAILCQNLPETLMQNVVYVKVKDSSNALGMAASNFYDNPSEKLKLVGITGTNGKTTTATLLYKIVSDLGYPCGLFSTVKILINNKEYPSSLTTPDAIELNRIMAEMVTSGCEYCFMEVSSHSIIQNRIAGLHFVGGVFTNITQDHLDYHKTMDSYIAAKQLFFTMLPPKSFALYNTDDKNGKIMVQNSKANKKTYGLLRPANFKAKLISKQLEGMLLDINNIEIWTSLTGEFNSYNLLAAFGTCILLGFEQQETLTAISRQQPVKGRFERYMSKSGVFVIVDYAHTPDAVTNVLQTIHDIRTGDEKVITVIGAGGDRDKTKRPLMAQEAAKQSDMVILTSDNPRSEEPLAIIADMEAGLKEIHKSVYIKNPDRREAIKTACTMAQQGDIILIAGKGHENYQEIKGVRHPFDDMVEAIAILKTIDK encoded by the coding sequence ATGAGGTTAGAGAGAGTATTAAAGGGCATTTCAGTTGAGTCAATACAAGGAGACGATAGTATTGACATCAGCTCTATTTGCATCGACTCGCGGAAATGCACGCAAGACTCACTGTTCGCTGCAATTTGCGGTACTAACGCAGATGGGCACAACTTTATTGAAACTGCTATTAATAATGGTGCAACTGCTATTCTTTGTCAGAACTTGCCCGAGACGTTAATGCAAAACGTTGTTTATGTGAAAGTTAAAGACTCTTCGAATGCTCTTGGTATGGCTGCCTCAAATTTCTACGATAATCCCTCGGAGAAACTTAAACTTGTGGGAATAACAGGAACCAACGGCAAAACAACAACAGCCACACTCCTATATAAAATTGTAAGCGACTTAGGCTATCCTTGCGGTCTTTTCTCGACAGTTAAAATATTGATAAACAACAAAGAATATCCCTCGTCACTTACAACACCTGATGCAATTGAACTAAACCGTATTATGGCTGAAATGGTTACATCAGGTTGCGAATACTGTTTTATGGAAGTAAGTTCACATTCGATTATTCAAAATCGAATAGCAGGACTGCATTTCGTGGGTGGAGTGTTCACGAATATCACGCAAGACCATTTAGATTACCATAAAACAATGGACTCGTACATTGCCGCTAAGCAACTGTTTTTTACCATGTTACCACCAAAATCGTTTGCCCTGTACAACACAGATGACAAAAACGGTAAGATTATGGTTCAAAACAGCAAAGCCAACAAAAAAACTTACGGACTACTGCGACCAGCCAATTTCAAGGCAAAACTAATTTCAAAACAGTTGGAGGGAATGCTGTTAGATATCAACAATATAGAGATATGGACATCATTGACAGGCGAGTTTAACTCTTACAATCTGTTGGCAGCATTTGGAACATGTATATTGTTGGGCTTTGAACAGCAAGAGACATTAACCGCAATCAGCCGTCAACAACCAGTAAAAGGACGATTTGAACGATACATGTCAAAATCGGGCGTTTTTGTTATTGTCGATTACGCCCATACGCCAGATGCAGTGACCAATGTTTTGCAGACTATACATGATATTCGCACGGGAGACGAAAAGGTTATCACGGTAATAGGCGCAGGTGGCGACCGCGATAAAACGAAACGTCCGCTAATGGCGCAAGAGGCTGCCAAACAGAGCGATATGGTTATACTCACAAGCGATAATCCTCGCAGCGAGGAGCCTTTGGCGATAATCGCCGATATGGAAGCCGGATTAAAAGAGATACACAAATCGGTTTATATAAAAAATCCCGATAGGCGTGAAGCAATAAAAACCGCTTGTACAATGGCTCAGCAAGGAGATATTATTTTGATAGCCGGCAAAGGACACGAAAACTATCAGGAGATCAAAGGTGTTAGACATCCTTTTGACGACATGGTTGAAGCAATTGCTATTTTAAAAACTATTGATAAATAA
- a CDS encoding transpeptidase family protein produces the protein MSKEKTIKSQIVGRLTFVYFFLLLFLIFLVINVFRLQWFEGEKWKKIEQRSFRTTQIEPNRGDIRARDGRLLASSVPVYEIRMDLGSSSLDVNLFRNKIDSLSYLLSNLFRDKSASQYKRELLSAQYRQERYYLIKKGVTYQQLKRLRKFPVFSAGQYKGGLIVKMKYRRVKPFGEMASRSIGYITESGNFRGVGIEATYDSLLSGVEGRRLEQRVAGNFWKPVGSDNDIDPIQGNDILTTIDINIQDVAHNALIKTLKQHNARHGAAILMEVETGEILAMSNLMRTSVGNYVESYNFAVGERTEPGSSIKLASLMIALEDGHIGLEDIVDTGNGEMKVFDIVIKDGKKGGFGKITTKQVMEYSSNVGVAKIIQKYYGDKPKEFVEKLYRYHLNQPTGIDLLGEAIPYIKYPGDKLWSGVSLCQMSYGYELQITPLQILTFYNAIANNGVMVRPKIVKAIYKHGTLIESFPTEIIDSRIASPRVIKLAQEMLEGVVENGTARNLSKNAYKIAGKTGTAQIANAKYGYEYQSKISYLATFVGYFPAKNPKYSCIVIVNEPSNSQYYGNAVAGPVFKEIADKVYATRPDMVDPLDKQLAKNEELVPYTFSGNKKDLLKILNLFDVPRENLSGQNSQWVVTTKLDDKIKIQNRIFYPKQVPNVMGMGIKDALSVCENAGLRVEVRGRGIVTRQSLQPNSTVRGGEYIVLELSKNF, from the coding sequence ATGAGTAAAGAAAAAACAATAAAATCGCAAATAGTTGGAAGATTGACTTTTGTCTATTTCTTCCTTCTGCTTTTTTTGATTTTTCTTGTGATTAATGTTTTTCGTCTCCAATGGTTCGAAGGTGAAAAATGGAAAAAAATTGAGCAACGAAGTTTCCGTACAACGCAAATAGAGCCAAACCGCGGAGATATTAGAGCACGTGACGGAAGATTGTTGGCTAGCAGCGTTCCCGTTTATGAAATAAGAATGGATTTGGGTAGCTCTTCATTAGATGTTAATCTGTTTAGAAATAAAATTGATAGTCTTTCGTATCTGCTTTCAAATCTATTTCGCGACAAAAGCGCAAGTCAATATAAGCGCGAATTGCTTTCAGCCCAATATCGGCAAGAACGTTACTATTTGATAAAAAAGGGTGTAACCTACCAACAGTTAAAAAGACTTCGCAAGTTTCCAGTTTTCAGTGCCGGGCAATACAAAGGTGGACTAATTGTCAAAATGAAATATAGAAGGGTTAAGCCGTTTGGAGAAATGGCTTCACGTTCGATAGGTTACATTACCGAATCGGGTAATTTTAGAGGTGTTGGTATTGAGGCAACCTACGATTCACTACTTTCAGGAGTCGAAGGACGCAGACTTGAACAAAGAGTAGCAGGAAACTTCTGGAAGCCGGTGGGAAGCGACAACGACATTGATCCAATTCAAGGCAACGATATCCTAACAACTATTGATATAAACATACAGGACGTTGCTCACAATGCTCTGATAAAAACACTTAAACAACATAACGCAAGGCACGGAGCAGCGATTCTTATGGAGGTTGAGACGGGTGAAATTTTAGCCATGTCGAATCTAATGCGCACATCTGTTGGCAATTACGTAGAATCATACAATTTTGCCGTCGGAGAACGCACCGAACCGGGCTCGTCCATTAAGCTCGCCTCTCTGATGATTGCTCTTGAAGATGGACACATAGGCCTTGAAGATATTGTTGATACCGGCAACGGAGAGATGAAGGTTTTTGATATAGTTATCAAAGACGGTAAAAAAGGTGGGTTTGGTAAAATAACCACGAAACAAGTAATGGAATACAGCTCAAACGTGGGCGTTGCTAAGATAATACAAAAATACTACGGCGACAAGCCTAAAGAGTTTGTTGAAAAGCTATATCGTTATCATCTTAATCAACCTACGGGCATAGATTTGTTGGGTGAAGCAATACCATATATTAAATACCCGGGAGATAAACTTTGGAGTGGAGTGTCACTTTGTCAAATGTCCTATGGATACGAGCTTCAAATTACTCCATTACAGATATTAACTTTCTATAACGCCATTGCAAATAATGGAGTTATGGTAAGACCCAAAATTGTAAAGGCAATTTATAAACACGGAACCTTAATTGAATCGTTCCCAACCGAAATAATCGATAGTCGCATAGCTTCGCCAAGAGTTATTAAACTTGCTCAAGAGATGCTCGAGGGAGTTGTAGAAAATGGTACGGCGAGAAATCTTAGTAAAAACGCTTACAAAATTGCCGGAAAGACAGGGACTGCGCAAATAGCTAATGCAAAATATGGGTATGAGTATCAGAGCAAAATCAGCTATTTGGCGACGTTTGTTGGATATTTTCCTGCGAAGAATCCAAAATACTCCTGCATTGTAATTGTAAATGAGCCATCTAACAGTCAATACTATGGTAATGCCGTTGCAGGACCTGTTTTTAAGGAGATAGCCGATAAGGTTTACGCAACAAGACCCGACATGGTTGATCCTTTAGACAAACAATTAGCTAAAAATGAAGAGTTAGTACCATATACGTTTTCGGGGAATAAGAAAGATTTACTGAAAATTTTAAATCTCTTCGATGTTCCAAGAGAAAACTTATCTGGTCAAAATAGTCAATGGGTTGTAACAACCAAGCTTGACGATAAAATAAAAATACAGAACCGAATTTTTTATCCTAAACAAGTTCCAAATGTTATGGGAATGGGGATTAAAGATGCGTTGTCGGTTTGCGAAAATGCGGGACTAAGAGTTGAAGTCAGAGGGCGTGGAATTGTTACCCGTCAAAGTTTACAGCCAAATTCAACTGTCCGTGGAGGAGAGTATATTGTGTTGGAGTTATCGAAAAATTTTTAA
- the rsmH gene encoding 16S rRNA (cytosine(1402)-N(4))-methyltransferase RsmH — MNDYHIPVLLEESIEGLSIKPDGIYVDVTFGGGGHSRAILKNITTGKLIAFDQDDEAKKNTPDSDNFIFIHNNFRYLQYFLKYLKIDKVDGILADLGVSSHHFDESERGFSFKFDTELDMRMNRNKTLKASDIVNQYSPENLTQIFKEYGEVEKPWAVAQAIVNYRQENTINTTGDLLQAINDVVPERFRYKSLARIYQALRIEVNDEIGALKDLLEQSMSVLNPRGRMVVITYHSLEDRLVKNIFKFGNFEGVPNKDFYGNLITPFELVNKKVVTPSQAEIERNSRSRSAKLRIAQRRVHNAG, encoded by the coding sequence ATGAACGACTACCACATACCGGTACTTTTAGAAGAGAGTATTGAGGGCTTAAGCATAAAGCCGGACGGTATTTATGTTGATGTTACTTTTGGTGGTGGTGGTCACTCCCGCGCAATCCTGAAAAATATTACAACCGGAAAACTTATTGCTTTCGATCAAGATGACGAGGCTAAAAAAAATACGCCCGATAGTGATAATTTTATATTTATTCATAACAATTTCAGATACTTACAATACTTTTTGAAATATTTGAAAATTGATAAGGTTGACGGAATATTAGCAGATCTCGGTGTTTCCTCACACCACTTTGATGAGAGCGAACGCGGTTTCTCTTTCAAATTCGACACCGAGCTTGATATGAGAATGAACCGCAACAAAACGCTGAAAGCATCTGATATTGTAAATCAATATTCTCCCGAAAACTTGACTCAGATTTTCAAGGAGTATGGTGAGGTTGAAAAGCCATGGGCGGTAGCTCAAGCAATTGTTAATTACAGGCAAGAGAACACGATAAATACAACCGGCGACTTGTTGCAAGCAATAAACGATGTTGTTCCGGAAAGATTCAGATATAAATCGCTTGCTCGTATATATCAGGCACTTAGAATTGAAGTGAATGACGAAATAGGAGCATTGAAAGATTTGTTGGAACAGTCGATGTCGGTTCTAAATCCTCGCGGACGAATGGTAGTAATAACGTATCATTCGCTTGAGGACAGATTGGTTAAAAATATCTTCAAATTTGGAAATTTTGAAGGAGTACCCAATAAGGATTTTTATGGAAATTTAATTACACCTTTTGAATTAGTAAATAAAAAAGTAGTTACACCAAGCCAAGCGGAAATTGAACGTAATTCACGTTCAAGAAGTGCAAAGCTACGAATAGCCCAAAGGAGAGTACATAATGCAGGATAG
- the mraZ gene encoding division/cell wall cluster transcriptional repressor MraZ: MVTFIGEYNIRIDAKGRIVLPTAFIKQVGDIPQREVFILKEDMYEQCLVLYPISEWDRQNQIIRSKLNPFDREHNQFLRSFSKGAIEVSTDNVNRILIPKRLLEFAKITKEIVLSGQDGKIEIWSAEMYQSLWDNSPDFEQLAKKVMNS; the protein is encoded by the coding sequence ATGGTAACCTTCATTGGAGAATATAACATTCGTATAGACGCCAAAGGACGTATAGTGCTTCCTACCGCTTTTATCAAGCAGGTTGGAGACATACCCCAACGTGAAGTTTTTATTCTAAAGGAGGATATGTATGAACAGTGTTTGGTGCTTTATCCAATATCGGAATGGGATAGACAAAACCAAATAATACGCAGCAAACTTAACCCTTTCGACAGAGAACACAACCAATTTTTGCGAAGTTTTTCAAAGGGTGCAATAGAGGTTTCTACCGACAACGTTAACAGGATACTTATCCCTAAACGACTTTTAGAGTTTGCCAAAATTACAAAAGAGATTGTTTTGTCTGGTCAAGATGGCAAAATTGAAATTTGGAGTGCAGAGATGTACCAAAGCTTATGGGACAACTCTCCAGACTTTGAGCAGTTGGCAAAAAAAGTAATGAACTCATAA